In Aegilops tauschii subsp. strangulata cultivar AL8/78 chromosome 3, Aet v6.0, whole genome shotgun sequence, one genomic interval encodes:
- the LOC141042799 gene encoding uncharacterized protein encodes MILDATIICWFYLTISKDIFHMVVDDDDDAYAVWTKLNSLFTNNKLQRKVLLHGEFYGCQQLDSSIDDFFMGLKKLADELRDRGEMVDDELLISTLTADLNEDFGNTASNLTLIPKPTFAKVVAYLKLEQRRMKMARTRVTHIALVTGTRGGSAPPPPHPAPVPPAAPAYPQAPAAPFPPPPPAANGGRRAGRKQ; translated from the coding sequence ATGATCCTCGACGCCACAATTATCTGTTGGTTCTACCTCACCATCTCCAAGGACATCTTCCACATGGTGGTGGATGATGACGACGACGCCTACGCCGTCTGGACCAAGCTCAATAGCCTCTTCACGAACAACAAACTACAACGCAAGGTCCTCCTCCACGGCGAGTTTTACGGGTGCCAGCAGCTTGACTCTTCCATCGACGATTTTTTCATGGGCCTCAAAAAGCTTGCCGATGAGCTCCGTGATCGCGGCGAGATGGTCGACGACGAGCTCCTCATCAGCACCCTCACCGCCGATCTCAACGAGGACTTTGGGAACACTGCCTCCAACCTCACCCTCATCCCAAAGCCCACCTTTGCCAAGGTGGTGGCGTATCTTAAGTTGGAGCAACGACGGATGAAGATGGCCCGGACTCGGGTGACTCACATCGCCCTCGTCACCGGCACCCGCGGGGGCTCGGCGCCACCTCCACCGCATCCTGCACCGGTCCCACCAGCCGCGCCGGCCTACCCCCAGGCGCCGGCTGCCCCCTTCCCGCCACCCCCGCCCGCGGCTAATGGGGGTCGCCGCGCTGGCCGCAAGCAGTAG
- the LOC109769914 gene encoding uncharacterized protein — protein MSKKIVIRADLVGKKCTSGILSIVSKLEGIKSMVVDEDKCTLTVVGTVDPVCVVHQLRKSCFAASIVSVEDDKPKEKKTPCQEACEKAWKDKYEKACKERCEKACKEPCCDDCGEKGTPYGGHGYRCTPGCYSSPCGLPSCHYYSSGYGYGMRAPPLGYTWYE, from the exons ATGTCTAAG AAAATTGTGATCAGAGCCGATCTCGTCGGCAAGAAGTGCACGAGCGGGATCCTGTCAATCGTTTCCAAGCTCGAGG GGATCAAGTCCATGGTGGTCGACGAGGACAAGTGCACGCTGACGGTGGTCGGCACGGTGGACCCGGTGTGCGTGGTGCACCAGCTGAGGAAGTCGTGCTTCGCGGCGTCCATCGTCAGCGTCGAGGACGACAAGCCCAAGGAGAAGAAGACCCCCTGCCAGGAGGCCTGCGAGAAGGCCTGGAAGGACAAGTACGAGAAGGCGTGCAAGGAGAGGTGCGAGAAGGCGTGCAAGGAGCCGTGCTGCGACGACTGCGGCGAGAAGGGGACGCCGTACGGCGGCCACGGGTACCGCTGCACGCCGGGCTGCTACTCCAGCCCCTGTGGCCTGCCCAGCTGCCACTACTACAGCTCCGGCTACGGCTACGGCATGCGTGCGCCGCCCCTGGGATACACCTGGTACGAGTAG